One Loxodonta africana isolate mLoxAfr1 chromosome 8, mLoxAfr1.hap2, whole genome shotgun sequence DNA window includes the following coding sequences:
- the FERD3L gene encoding fer3-like protein — protein MAAYPENCVDATVLDFVADLSLASPGAPLLCDFASGVPFGDRALLLREGRPRSLVHFEEGDPEDEECEVDEGDEEDEERQRGASLLGRPKRKRVITYAQRQAANIRERKRMFNLNEAFDQLRRKVPTFAYEKRLSRIETLRLAIVYISFMTELLESYEKKETG, from the coding sequence ATGGCGGCCTATCCCGAGAACTGCGTGGACGCCACCGTGCTGGACTTCGTCGCAGACCTGTCCCTGGCCTCTCCGGGGGCCCCTCTCCTTTGCGACTTTGCTTCTGGGGTCCCCTTTGGGGATCGAGCCCTTCTGCTCCGAGAGGGAAGGCCCAGAAGCCTGGTGCACTTCGAGGAGGGGGACCCGGAGGATGAGGAGTGCGAAGTAGACGAGGGGGACGAGGAGGATGAGGAGCGCCAGAGAGGCGCCTCCCTGCTGGGACGTCCGAAGAGGAAAAGGGTGATCACCTACGCCCAGCGCCAGGCAGCCAACATCCGCGAGAGAAAGCGGATGTTCAACCTCAACGAGGCCTTCGACCAGCTGCGAAGAAAGGTGCCCACATTTGCTTATGAAAAGAGGCTGTCCCGGATCGAGACCCTGCGCCTGGCCATCGTCTACATCTCCTTCATGACTGAGCTCTTGGAGAGCTACGAGAAGAAAGAAACCGGCTGA